GAAAGCTATGACAAATAGAAAGCAGCCAGCATCTCTACTGGCTGCTTTCTATTTGATTGCAATAACCGATCTAGATGCTCAAATTGAGGTTTGAGCTGTGACCAGGGAAGGCCTTGGCAGATGGGTTGATGTATGTCACAGCAAAATTGACTGCTGTCGCTGCTTCAGCAGCTCCAGTAGCAATCAACTTCAGTTTAGCTGTATGAGCAGCGATATCGCCAGCAGCATAAACACCAGGCAAACTTGTCTCCATCATTTCGTTCACGGTGATGGCATTTACGTCCATCTTAAGACCCCAGCTCTTAAGGAAGTCTAGGTTGATAACGAAACCGATGTTGATGACGATAGCATCAACTTTGATAGTTTCTTCTTTACCAGTACGATTGTCAAAAATCACTGCTTCTTCAACGTTTTTGCCGTTGGCTTTGATTTCTTTCAATTCATAGAAGGTTTTGATATCAATCTTGTTGCGCTTCATTTCTTCAACTGAAGTTTGCACAGCTCTGAATTGATCTCTTCTGTGGATCAAAGTGACCTTATTGGCCAAAAGCGAGAATTCGTTGGCCCAGTCAACAGCAGAGTCACCGCCGCCGATGATTAGAACGTTCTTGCCACGGAATCTTTCTTTGTTTTTGACGGCATAAAAGATGCTCTCGCCTTCCATGTCTTTGTTGTAGTCGGTGTCAAGCTTTTTGGGTACGCAAGCACCGGCTCCCAATGCCAGAAGGACAGACTTGCTATGGTGGTCACTGCTTAAATCAGTAATGATCTGCCAGTGCCCATCTTCGCTTTTTTTGAGGTCAAGCACCTTTTCACCAAGCACAATCGATGGCTTAAAGAGAGAAGCTTGAGTAGCAAGGTTTTTGGCAAGGTCCTTAGCCAAAATCTTAGGGTGACCGGCTACGTCATAGACGTACTTCTCCGGGTAGAGGGCTGTGAGCTGTCCGCCGAGCTCCGGCAAAACATCGATCACTTTTACCTTGAGGCCTCTAAGACCGGCATAAAATGAACCGAAAAGGCCTGTTGGGCCTCCGCCTATAATCGTAATATCGTATAGATCCATGAGCGAATCCAAGTCTCCAGCAATCCAATAATCAAGGGGCTATTGTAATACACTGACCTGCCTAAGGGCTCAGCTGTTCATGAATAATGAAGGAGCTGATACACCTTGCCTACAAAGAAAGTTTTTTGATGAAGTATCGCGACTTCGGAAATACAGGTATAAAAGTCTCCGAGATTGGCTTTGGCAGCTGGCCTATCGGTGGTAATTCGCATGGCATGAGTTACGGTCCGACCGATGACAAGGACTCTCAAGATGCCCTAAATAAAGCCTTCGAGCTTGGTTGCAACTTTTTTGACACTGCTGATGTGTATGGTTGGGGCCACTCAGAAGAACTTTTAGGCAAAACATTTAAGTCAAAACGGGACAAAGTAATCATCGCAACCAAGGTGGGAGCCGATTTTTACCAGGGCACAGGGTTTCAAACTTTTACGAGAGATTACATCCGATTTGCCTTAAACAAAAGTCTGACTCGACTAAAAACTGACTATCTTGACGTCTACCAATTACACAATCCTCCGATGAAGCTGCTTGGCAACCCGGAAATCTATCAAGCCCTGGAAGACCTTAAACATGAGGGTAGAATCCGCGCCTGGGGGGTTTCTGTCTTTACCCCAGTCGAGGGAATGACTGCCATCAATATTGGACATCCAGACTGTATCCAGATTTCTTACAACATTTTTAGCTACCGTGCAGAAGACCAGCTGTTTCCCCTGGCCCTTGAGCAAGGATGTGCAGTAATCGCCAGAGAGCCTTTAGCAAATGGATTTTTAACTGGTAAATACAAAAGGGCAGAGCCATTTAAGTTTGCCGCCGGCGA
This DNA window, taken from Candidatus Obscuribacter sp., encodes the following:
- a CDS encoding NAD(P)/FAD-dependent oxidoreductase, with translation MDLYDITIIGGGPTGLFGSFYAGLRGLKVKVIDVLPELGGQLTALYPEKYVYDVAGHPKILAKDLAKNLATQASLFKPSIVLGEKVLDLKKSEDGHWQIITDLSSDHHSKSVLLALGAGACVPKKLDTDYNKDMEGESIFYAVKNKERFRGKNVLIIGGGDSAVDWANEFSLLANKVTLIHRRDQFRAVQTSVEEMKRNKIDIKTFYELKEIKANGKNVEEAVIFDNRTGKEETIKVDAIVINIGFVINLDFLKSWGLKMDVNAITVNEMMETSLPGVYAAGDIAAHTAKLKLIATGAAEAATAVNFAVTYINPSAKAFPGHSSNLNLSI
- a CDS encoding aldo/keto reductase, which gives rise to MKELIHLAYKESFLMKYRDFGNTGIKVSEIGFGSWPIGGNSHGMSYGPTDDKDSQDALNKAFELGCNFFDTADVYGWGHSEELLGKTFKSKRDKVIIATKVGADFYQGTGFQTFTRDYIRFALNKSLTRLKTDYLDVYQLHNPPMKLLGNPEIYQALEDLKHEGRIRAWGVSVFTPVEGMTAINIGHPDCIQISYNIFSYRAEDQLFPLALEQGCAVIAREPLANGFLTGKYKRAEPFKFAAGDTRKNWPEDYVKARMDAAAQLNFLEKQGQSQTQAALRYDLCEKAVSTVIVGMKTPAHAEENLQAADLSLRAEDLLKIKELQASGFNLK